A region of the Perognathus longimembris pacificus isolate PPM17 chromosome 7, ASM2315922v1, whole genome shotgun sequence genome:
AGTGGAAGTGTGTCCAACTGCAGCGGCAGTACTCTTTTGTCATGCTATATGACTTcaaatcaccttttttttttttgccagtcctgaggcttgaactcagggcctgagcgctgtccctggcttcttttgctcaaggctagcactctatcacttgagccacagagccacttccagctttttctatatatgtggtgctgaggaatcaaatccagggcttcatgtatacaagacgagcactttaccactaggccatattcccagcccctgccaatCACTTTAAAAGATagtggcaggggctgggaatgtggcttagtagtagagtgcttgcctcatatgcatgaagcccgggttttgattcctcagcaccacttaaacagaaaaagctggaagtagcggaagaggacagtgcctaggcctcgagttcaagccccaggattagcaaaaaaaaaaaaaaaaagatagtggcAGTGCAGCCAACAGAGGAGAAAGGTTTGAATCAGAAGATTGTGGGTTTAGATCTTCTCTGTGAAGTGGGGGCAACAGCAATTGTTTCTTTGCAGGATTGTGAAAAGGATAATATAAAGGAATACTTTTGTAGCTACACATGgaagtgcatgcctataattccaaatTCTAACACTCATAAGGTTGAGAAGAATATCATTAGTTTGAGATCAGCTTTAATTACATaaggtcagagagagagagagagaaggaagagaggacagagagagaagggaagagggagagaagaaagaacgaaatagaaaaaggaaggaaggaaacaaaaaaggagaaagggaaagagcaaACAagcaaagggaggagagaggagggaaggagaagagagcagagggaaaggaagggaagggaaagaggaaaggcaaTACTTATAAAGAGCCTCCCTTTTCCAGTGCCCTGTAAATGCTATTTATAAGCAGAACTCTGGGCATGGCTCTCTTCCATAAAGGCAAGAGTCACCTCTATTTAGCTTAACTATTTAGCATAGAACAGAAACTCACTAAATAGTGctgaatggaagaaaacaaatgacaacagGACCAAGCAATTGGATGGAAAGATGCCGATACATCTTTGCCCCTCTGCAGAGGAACAGGTGCCACTCAGTTCCCATTTGACTCACCTCTCAGTCTTGGGATGGGAGAATTCCTCTCCAGGCCCATCGTCCTGCTCTGTGAGGATGACGCCTTGGGAGACAGCCTGCTCCACCTCACAGCTGGGGTGGGCAGCCCTGCCCTGCCTAGGTTCTGGACCATCGCATTTCTTTTCTGCCTCACTATCAGACAAGTCTTCAGGGGAGCTGTCTTCACCGCTGGTGTCCTCGCTGGAGGTGGTCTCATAGCTAGGGGAGGACACAAAGGTCATTCGGTTTGTCCTTCCTGAAAGGAGCCATGTCCACCCCCAATGAGATCAAGCTGGGGCTCAGATAACATGTCCTGCGAACCAATCTCTATGACCTGCTTCTGTAGGCCGGGGTGAGGGACTGGGAGGAACTCCAGTGTCAGAGAAGCAAGGAAGTTCTGATGCCGGAGGTTATTTGGGGGAGAAAAGATAAGCtggctgagcactgatggcttatgactataatcctagctactcaaatgtgttttatactttttttttttttttgccagtcctggggcttgaactcagggcctgagcactgtccctggcttccttttgctcaaggctagcactctgccacttgagccacagcgccacttctggccattttctgtatatgtggtgctggggaatcgaacccagggcctcatgtatatgaggcaagctctcttgccacgaggccatatccccagcccagagatctgaggactgcagcgtgaagccagctaaggcaggaaaatccatgagactcttatctctaattacctacCAAACaaaactagccttgaataaaaaaatctcaagaacagcacccaacctctagagttcaagccccaggaccagcacacacacatacctacaaCCCCCACAAAAGATAATAAGCTGCACTCTATAGCAAACACATGAGCAGCCTGTCCCTAACTGGCCATAGCATTCAGAGCACCCACAGTCCCCATCTGCCATAGAAGCTTTGCTTCTGGAATCCTAATGTTCCACCCATATCCAGGCAAGCGTCTCCCAGTGCGTTCTCCAAGTCTTGAACTGCCTGCTTAAGTCTTCCTGACACTGGGTCACCAAAGGACTTCTCCCAGCCCTCTTGCTGCAGCCCAGGGGGCACTTGGCAAAGTGTGGGCTCCATGTGGTACACACATGTGTGAACACAGCGTCAGCCTTTCTCAGCTGCATCCTGTTTGAACCTCTGCTTGCAACGGAAGTGAGGTCAAGGGTCACTGGACTCGGaatgtccccctcctcccctcctggcaGCGATCCCTACATTCAGCTTGAAGAGACTCTCATGAGGAATCACACAGAGGCCACAATCATGTCCTGGGGGATTTACTGATTCTAATGCTGCAACAGATGACCCAAATGGAGAAGGGTGCTGTTCAGATCTGGGTCAGGAGGACACTGGACATAGCCACAGGGCTCATGGCTTCCTTCTCCACGTGGTCATCCTGACACAAGGCTTCTGTGCTCTCTGCATGCGCATGCCCAGCCTGCTCTCCGATATGCTCACATTCTCACCAACTTCAACCCCAGGCATTTCTGCTTGGAACCTTGACAAACCTTTATGCTGAGGACCTTCTGTTTTTGTGATTAAGCCTGGGCGTTGTACATTTACCAAGCACAGCTTATCTTAAAATGGCTTCTATAAAAGCTACCTGGAAGCAAAAGCATTCATTCAGCAGAAATTTAGTGAGTACCTGGATGCTAGGGAGTGTTCTAAATACTCTAGCAAAGTCTTTGCTCTAAGGGAGCTGATGTGTCagtagaaagagacagaaaataaacatGTGATCAACTATTATTTTCATATAGTGATAAGAACAATAGATAAATAAGTCATAAGACAGTGCTGAGAGGCAGAgttactccagtaagaatgtaggttattttcttccttttctctgtgtatataggttccttccttccttccctccctccatccatccttcccctttctttctttttctttcttcctccctccctccttccctctctccctccctctctcccttcctccctctctttctccctttctgtgtgtggtactgggattgCACTTTGCTAGGccaagtgttccaccacttgggccacacttccagttcttttgcttCCTGTTTTTCAGATAGCGTCTTTGcccagccagctttgaactgtaaacCTCCTATATCCACCTTcccaatagctgggattacacacaaAAACCACCTAGCTCAGTCCAGAACACAAATTCTTTCCCTTGACTTCCCATGAGAAGCATTCATAGGAGGTGGATGGCACTTGGAGGCAAAGTGTATTAGAGTCTTCAGAACTGAGACCAGGACTTCCATGTCCCCCATGTCTCCAGTGAGCAGGTTTAGCCAATTACCAGAGGATTGGAGTACTAGATACTGacaataaccagaaaaagctctAGGGTAGGGAAATGAACACCAGGGCCCTGAGGAGGATGGAGTGAGGGAAAGCACAAGCTAGGGGTAGATAAGGTAGACTGAGCAAAGACTGGAGCCTGCCAGGCCTTGGGACCGAGAACTACAGTAGGCTGTCTGTCAGGCTGATTCCCCTCTTCTGAACATAAAGTGACAAACGATCAAAAGCAGACTGCTTCCTCCAAGCCACAGGATAACACAGCATCAGAGGTGTGGGCTGCCTGTGACACCTCATTTCATGATTTCTGACACTTTCCCTGAACAACCACAACAGATCCCTGTTGGCATCTACCATCTTCCCTCCGTGTGACTTGAATTAGGAGGGACTCCCCTTCTTCTTGGCAGCCTCCTGGACCTGCTGCCTGCTAGGTTGGAGACCCCTCCTCCAGGCTTCCACAGCTCCCTGTACTTCCTTGCCAGGGAACTAACTGTGGTATATGAGCAGCTACTTTTTGCTTCTTGACTCATCTGTGAGCTGGTAGGGACCAGGATTTATTACTTAAAAAGAACATGTACTCCCTAGCAGGTTATTGGCATTTAATAAATGTCTTTTTGGTTTGGGCAGCACTGGTGTTTGAACCGAAGGTCCCATACTTGCTAGCCAGATGTTCCACCATGTGAATCAGGCCTCCAGCCCCCTTCTTTTTTTCGCTGatgccagggcttgaattcaggacgttATGCTCTCACTCAGCATACAGGGTTAaagctggcactcttgccactttaGTCAAGCCTGCAGACAGTCTTCTGTTGGTTGttgtctttgttttgctttgtttttgccagtcctggggcttgaactcagggcctgggcactgtctctgggcttcttttgctcaaggttagcactctaccactttaagtcacagctccatttctggccttttctgtttatgtagtactaaggagccgaatccagggcttcatgcatgcgaagcaagcattctaccactaagccacattcccagctgctgGTTAATTGTTGATGGGACCTCACAgctttttctttccaggctgattTGGAATCAGggctcctccagatctcaacctcccaactaattaggattacaagtatgagccaccaatgcccagtgtTTTAAATGTTAACCTATAAGTAATTAGGCTTTAACTTTTGTATTCCCACAACCTAGCATATTATTGGCATTTAATAATGATTTTTGAATGACCAGTTTAGAAAATACAGCCATCAGTCAGTGACAGATTACAGTGGCCCAATCTATATATCACAGTGGTCCAATGAGACTACATCATCCAGTTCCCATAACAGATGCCTTAATCTGTGTATGTACACTCATGTTTGCACAGTGACAAAAGGTTACTTACTATGCATTTCTCTTCATTACTATATTCTCGATCGCCTTTTGTTTTTAGAGTATTAGGGCTCGAATTCTGGGTCCCACTCTCACTTTGCTTCGTGCTCAGCTGTCGtcttaccactcgagccacttccagctctctACTACCTTCTAAATCCAATGTTCAATTATCTAGAGTGTGGAAGGTCTGATTTATGCTCTACACCAATAGTCTAATTCTTTGGGATGGGATTTATATTaagttaaaggaagaaaaaattaaatagaatggGCTGGAGTTCAGtttaatggtagaacacttgcctaccttcctcaaagccctgggtttgatccctaacataatagttaaataaataaacaaactggcactttttaatttttggtcatagggcttgaactcagggcttgggtgctatccctgagctcttttgctcaaggctactactgctctaccatttgagccacagcctcacttctggtttgggggtggttggttggaaataagagtctcacagacttggcttcaaaccaccaatcctcagatctcagcctcctgagtagttaggattacaggtgtgagtcaccagcacccagattaaaCTGATACAACTTAAAGTTCAACAAATCATCCGAGGGGTATTGTGGTTCAAGTTAAAGGCCGTTCTCAAAGGGATCATGTACCCAGTTAAGTTCTCAGAAGTCACCTGGAGTCTTGGCCCTAGGGGAGACCAAAACCTAGAGATATTAAAAACAGAGGCCCACAGCTGGCACTGAGCCAAGTTCTATGTACACCCAATATAGGGCTTTAAGTGACCCTGGAGATTAAATCCCTCGCAGAACACAAACCAGATGCTTTCCCCAGGAACAGAGCAGTAAGGACAACAGCGggagaggaagcagcagcaggtgATGCTTACCCACCGTTAACCCCAACAAACTGAAGGTTCTTTTTGGTCCCATTACCTCCTGCACGGAAGCCatagtctttctttttcattatggATTTAAGGCTGGTCGACGGGGAGATCTCTAGGCAGACACAATATCACAGATTAGAATGATCTTGAGGCAGCAAAACCATGACTCTATCTGGGTgtagtggtagctcatgcctgtaatcctagatactcaaggggctgaggcccgaggatcaaggttcaaagccagccctggcaggaaagtctgtgagtttatgtccaattaaccaccaaaaagctggaagtggagctatgactcaagtggtagagtgagctagccttgaatacaaaagctcacaGTCACTGTCCAgggtctaagttcaagcccaggactggcaccaaaataagtaagtaagtaaaacAAAACCCAGGACTCCTGCTTTGAGGGAATACAGGTTGAGTGTATGAAGAGGCAGAGAGGGACGGGGCACCAGACAATGCAAACCAAAGGTTTAAAGGCCTTTTGCAGGAGGCATGGCCTCCTGGTCAAAGTCAGTGGAAGTATTCATGTAACACCTCTCTCTTGTGTGGATGATAGACTGCAGTGACTGGAGCATTACTCTCTCAGAGACTCATGTGGTGGACATGCCTCTGCTGTCCTTGTCCAATGGCTGAGAAAGCTCAGGACATAAATAACAGAGCAGGACAACTCAGGTCTTGACTTGTGGTCAGGAATCCCTGAGGTCTGCTTGAGGCCCTCAGTGGTCCTTCCTGGATTACATGAAGGTCCCCATGTGTGATGTGGGGAGACTGAGGGCACTGGGTGCACAGCAGACACACACAAGAGGCATGCTGTGCTCCATGCTACAGGAAGCATTTCCTGACGTGCAAGACTAGAACTAGCATTGACACGAGAAAGCAGCCAACTTGTGCCTGTGGCAGGAAGATCTATGCACTGAGCACAGTACAgtatgattccattttattccatagTGAAGAGGGTGAGACCTGTTAGAAGGGGAAGGGTTGCCtgggtgtacgtgtgtgtgtgtgtgtgtgtgtgtgtgtgtgtgtgaaagagagagagagagagagagagagagacacttgtGTTTGTTACCAGtacaggggattgaactcagagcccaggcaggctctgtcccttagctttttcactcagggctggcactaacacttgaaccacagctccacttctggctttttggtggttaattggagataaaagagtataAAAGAGTCTCGTACTtggctgcctgggttggcttcaaatcacaatcctcagatctcagccttctgagtagttaggattacaggtgagagccattgGCCCTGGCTTGTGGATGTCTTTTGATGTGCGAAAGCAGGAATGCCAGAGCCCATGAGAACAAGAAATGATGCTGGCAGAGCACACAGCAGCACCACCCTGAGCCCTGGACTTTATGTTATGCAAAGAAGACTAAGCACAGTCTCTGCAGACCAAGAGCTGCAGCTGCACGGCCTGGCAGATAGACTCTGGGCTGAATTCTTACTCAGGTCCTGCTAGCACCTCCGTGGTCTGCACTGTCTACACAGCTGTATGCCGTGCAATCAGCCTGCAATCAGCCCATACAACAAGGAGTAGAGGTACCAGCCCTCTCCTACTTTTACACAGATCAATTTTTATTCCATCAAATTCCTGGAGGTGCTAAAATAGTATATAGACACAGACATACAAAAACCACACTGATGCAATTAAAACCCTTTCCCCTTCCAATTTGTCCTGTAAAGGAGAAACCATTTCTGGTCTGGCACCCTGGTACTTACCTATTGGTGGGGAGGATGGAGCTGAGGGCTCCTTCTGAGCAGGGTCCTGGGCAGAGTAGGCAGACAGCAGCAGGTTGAGGGAGCTGAGCAGCTGGCTCTGGATGCTGCTGAGCTTGGAGGCAGGCTGCTTAATGGCGCTGGCCAGCTCCGGGTACCCATGCTCCAGGCAGTTCCACTGCTCCTGCAGGAGCTCCTGGATCTTCTTCACATACTGCCCGATTGTGGCATCGGTTGGTGAACTCGCTGGCCGTTCTGGGCGCTCCTTTCCAGGGAGCTCTGCAGTGGCCTGCGTGGCCTCTCGGTCGCTGCTCCATGAAGAGCCGCCTACTGCCCTGGCTGGGCCTTCCACAGCTGCCGGGAGGGCTGTGTCTGGCTCAGAGACCTCTTCTTCGATTCTGAGCTCAGTGGACAGGCAGCTACATAAAGAGGAAGCGAGGCCCTTCTCAGGTACCTTGGGCAGTGACAGGTGGGGTGGCCCATATTCTGCAGGACTCTGCTCCCCTGCTGTTGGACTCTCCTGTCCCCACAAGAGGCCACTGTCCTCTGCCCTGGGTCCCCAGCTTTCCGGGTCTGTGATGCTCAGGTTGACCCCAATGCTCTTGTCACATGACTCCCAGGGGAAGAGGCCATGGACAGGATCTGTGTTAACCATGGCATCTGCCTGGCCCTTAGCAACTCTGGTATTCTCCTGGCTAAGCTTTTCTTCTAATCGGGCTACAGAGGACTCTAGCTCTTGAATCTTCTGCTCTCTggccttgatttcttctttgtgctGCTGGAGGGCAGCTCTGACCTGGGCCAGCTCCTCTGTGCTTCCAGACAACTCGCCCTCAAGGGCGGAGACCTGCTGCTTTAGACTGGAGATGGCACCAGGATCGAACCCCGCCAGGCCGAGGTTTTCCTCCGTGACCCGGACGCCGATGCTtctcacctccacctccaccgggggtgggggtgggatctcGCTGATGCTGAGCTCAATCTCTTCCAGTGGGAGCTCATTCTCCGGGATGGGGGACGGCAAAGGGGGAGGGCTGGGCGTGCAGGAGTCAGGTGTGAACACCACCTCTGCTCTGCTTCCGTGTTCTCCTTCCCCGTGGTCTGGAAAAACCttctggaaggaggaaggagggcctGGGAGGAACACGTGGTTTGGAGTCTCCATTTCACCCTCTGCAGACTCAGTCTCCTCCTGGACCCGCACCGGATCTCCCAACTCCATGCCCGTCAGTTGGGCTGATGCTTGAGGGCTGGCACTGTGCAAACCTGCAAATCCTGCTGCGGGGCCAAAGGCACCATCGCAGACACTGTCTTCTCCCAGTagtggaggcagggctgggggcacaGGGGTCCCTGAGCCCAGGCCTGCCTCCTCTGAGGCCCTGTTTTGCAGCAGTGTGGCTGGCATGCTGGATGCTCTCAGAAGCTGAGGCCGTCCAGCACCACAGGTCAGATCAGCATCATCTGGACCAGCCGTCTCCAGCTGTCTGGAAGCCTCTGCCAACAGGGCCTTCCTGTGGTAGCTGAGCTCGCTCCCACTGGCCGGGCCCTGGAGGGGCTCGCTCaaccgcagggcctggctctgctCCGGGGTGCCCAAGGACaccttcctcagcaccactggaGACCAGTTTTGCTGGGGAAGAGGAACATGAGGACGAGCCCTGCTGTCTGGGAGGCTGAAGTTTCGGGGTAAGGTGCTAAACTTGGCCTGTTTGGCTCTTCTGTGGATAGGAATTCTTTTGAGGGTATTTCCCTTCTCAATGTCATCCACATACTTGAGGAAATCGAGGTCTAAGTGAAAGCCGTATGGTGTCTCCACAGAATAAGGGTGACTCTTGGGAAGGTTTTTCTCTTCCACCCCCTGAGAGGTCTGGTCTTTGGCTAGGAGACATAACACATTCAAAGAAAGAAGTCGAAGTTAATAATGAGACTAaggccaggtgctgatgactcactcctgtaatcctagctactagggaagaTGGTGTCTAAGGATCATaactccaagccagcctgggcagataaatctaagagactcttatctccaattaaccagcaaaaaagccagaactaagctgggcatagtggttcctggctataatcctagatactcagaaggtttgagatttaaggatcacagttcagagccagcccaggcaggaaagtctggaagactcctGTCTACGAttattcaccagaaaaaaaaccagaagtagccacagggctcaaagtggtggagcactagccttgaggaaaaagagctcagggatagcatccaggcctgagttcaagctccatgactgacaaaccaccaacaaaagattaaaaagccaaaagtagaagtatgaactcaagtggtagcaggccagccttgagcacaaaagccaagtgaggtcttgagactcagagttcaagcctgaataccaggacaagaaagagagaggagagagagagagattctaatTTAGATCTAACACTTCCATGTAAGACTTCTCCTAAGTGTCTGGCCTCTAAATTATGTTCTGAGATGCTCACTGCCTTTTGTGGCTGTGCTGAGAAAACAACTTAATAAATCAATGTGTATTTAGCCAATTTATGAAGGCCATAGGGAGAGGGAATACTTTCTAATTTCCAGTGCCATCTCACTTGCTCCTGTGGAATGTTTCTATAAGCCAGCAAGCCAGGATTGACTCATGCTGGCTTTCTGGGTTTGAGACATGTAACTGCTGAACTAGAGTGGACAGCAATTTGCCAAATCAGGAGACTCACTGACAATTTAGATACAGAAGGTTCTAAAGGATGGGTTACAGGATTCTTCTtagcataaaaacaaaatgccagttgggtgctaatggctcacacctacaatcccaactactcaggagactgaggtctaaggactgcagttcgaagccagactcTTAAatgaattaccaaaaaagctgaaagtagaactgtagctcaagtggtagtgtgctagccttgagcaaaagaagcttagagacagccctgagttcaaaaccccagggctggcaattcttcccccctcccccctcccaccaaaagccaggcatcagtggatctgaggatcaaggttcaaagccagcccaggcaagaaaggccatgagacttttatctc
Encoded here:
- the Kank4 gene encoding KN motif and ankyrin repeat domain-containing protein 4, coding for MEKTDAKDQTSQGVEEKNLPKSHPYSVETPYGFHLDLDFLKYVDDIEKGNTLKRIPIHRRAKQAKFSTLPRNFSLPDSRARPHVPLPQQNWSPVVLRKVSLGTPEQSQALRLSEPLQGPASGSELSYHRKALLAEASRQLETAGPDDADLTCGAGRPQLLRASSMPATLLQNRASEEAGLGSGTPVPPALPPLLGEDSVCDGAFGPAAGFAGLHSASPQASAQLTGMELGDPVRVQEETESAEGEMETPNHVFLPGPPSSFQKVFPDHGEGEHGSRAEVVFTPDSCTPSPPPLPSPIPENELPLEEIELSISEIPPPPPVEVEVRSIGVRVTEENLGLAGFDPGAISSLKQQVSALEGELSGSTEELAQVRAALQQHKEEIKAREQKIQELESSVARLEEKLSQENTRVAKGQADAMVNTDPVHGLFPWESCDKSIGVNLSITDPESWGPRAEDSGLLWGQESPTAGEQSPAEYGPPHLSLPKVPEKGLASSLCSCLSTELRIEEEVSEPDTALPAAVEGPARAVGGSSWSSDREATQATAELPGKERPERPASSPTDATIGQYVKKIQELLQEQWNCLEHGYPELASAIKQPASKLSSIQSQLLSSLNLLLSAYSAQDPAQKEPSAPSSPPIEISPSTSLKSIMKKKDYGFRAGGNGTKKNLQFVGVNGGYETTSSEDTSGEDSSPEDLSDSEAEKKCDGPEPRQGRAAHPSCEVEQAVSQGVILTEQDDGPGEEFSHPKTERCKPSEEFLNACQALSQHLPETGTAPNQLLRQSLNTISQEWFRVSSRKSSSPAVVAAYLLGVQPHSPHLLKLLVNLADRNGNTALHYSVSHSNFAMVKLLLDTGVCSVDHQNKAGYTAVMITPLASAETDEDMAVVWKLLRVGNVNIQATQGGQTALMLGVSHDREDMVQALLSCQADVNLQDHDGASALMVACHHGNADLVRLLLAHPACDSSLTDKAGRTALSIALKSPTSSAHVEIAELLRAHSEQGRSLGL